A segment of the Bacteroidales bacterium genome:
CCAGACATATTAAAAGTTTCTTGTTTCCTTGAACCAACTGAGAAAGCAATGCTTATCCTACATTATAGGATTGTACGTTTAAATACAAACGAATTGATTGCTGTAGGAAAAACAATGAATGTGTTTACAGATATGAATGGCCGCCTCAGGTTAACACTTCCTGACTTTGTACGAAGTGCCATTAAAAAAACGGAAAGTGATAGTGAATTACTAATGCGAATTA
Coding sequences within it:
- a CDS encoding acyl-CoA thioesterase; the encoded protein is MNINEVEIHVRFNEMDEMGIVHNSVYYIWFEIARYNFAMKALGIQYQDLKDMGVLVPVIHSECQYKIPARYPDILKVSCFLEPTEKAMLILHYRIVRLNTNELIAVGKTMNVFTDMNGRLRLTLPDFVRSAIKKTESDSELLMRIKG